One part of the Algibacter sp. L1A34 genome encodes these proteins:
- a CDS encoding sulfatase — MFKSSIVIIISTLFFNCNAQKHNKTFIKERPAPNVVLLLTDDLGWQDVKCYDIDEPSPYETPNIDAFAKKGVQFWQAYSPAPTCAPSRCAIMSGNHPARAQKTHVVGGAPPTVYANKNIQRIIDPWYSGRMPENEMTLARVLQQNGYKTGHSGKWHMAIDHSAYPQPTDQGFDISTANRGVTSPQRPNRLTDFATNKESDPYRLDENGFPFHQNNQDALNFLEENKQDPFFLYYATFLVHSPIHTRSKALLEKYCKKLGVAFPADPKHWELEGQNNPFYCAMVEMLDYYVGQVFNYLETTDDPRWPGHKLSENTYIIFTSDNGGMESHPGEVITDNYPLDKGKINAKEGGTRVPLLISGPGIKKGVQSEVVVNGLDFYPTILSLLNIDKPKDKNLDGDDLSTLLLKDPTNSKLVLNKKGKERTTMMWHFPHSSYQSTIRIDDYKLIRNYDYKNNPNPRKTEFELYKLYDTSTGTSKRVDIEEANNLATSDPERAKQMNDKLTSLLTEMKASYPSYNPYYKKDLEHKETVPTAIVASKIKNEVTFTYKENGAKVVKANLIYTTNGGHHYEEWFKTDAKINANGSVTVSLPKGTTHYVINLIDEHNFLVSYPEMPSRKELTAKKENYSKYAIPNN, encoded by the coding sequence ATGTTTAAAAGCAGTATAGTAATTATTATCAGTACTTTATTTTTTAATTGTAATGCTCAAAAGCATAATAAAACATTTATTAAAGAAAGACCAGCACCTAACGTAGTACTTTTACTAACCGATGACTTAGGTTGGCAAGACGTAAAATGTTACGACATTGACGAACCATCTCCCTACGAAACACCAAACATTGATGCCTTCGCAAAAAAAGGAGTACAATTTTGGCAAGCGTATTCTCCTGCCCCTACTTGTGCACCTAGTAGATGTGCTATCATGAGTGGAAATCATCCTGCAAGAGCACAAAAAACACATGTTGTTGGTGGTGCACCTCCTACAGTTTATGCCAATAAAAACATACAACGTATTATCGATCCTTGGTACAGTGGACGTATGCCAGAAAACGAAATGACCTTGGCTCGAGTGCTACAGCAAAATGGTTACAAAACGGGTCATTCAGGAAAATGGCACATGGCTATCGATCACTCTGCCTACCCTCAACCAACAGATCAAGGTTTTGACATATCTACAGCAAATCGTGGTGTTACAAGTCCTCAAAGACCTAACAGACTAACGGACTTTGCCACTAATAAAGAATCTGACCCTTACCGATTGGATGAGAATGGTTTTCCTTTTCATCAAAATAATCAAGATGCATTAAACTTTTTAGAAGAAAACAAACAAGATCCATTTTTCTTGTATTATGCTACCTTTTTAGTTCATTCACCCATCCATACGAGAAGTAAGGCTCTTTTAGAAAAATACTGTAAAAAACTAGGAGTTGCTTTTCCAGCAGACCCTAAACATTGGGAATTAGAAGGACAGAACAACCCTTTTTATTGTGCTATGGTAGAGATGTTAGATTATTATGTAGGACAGGTTTTTAATTATTTAGAAACTACTGATGATCCTCGCTGGCCAGGACATAAATTAAGCGAAAACACTTATATTATTTTTACTTCTGACAATGGAGGTATGGAAAGCCATCCTGGAGAAGTTATTACAGATAACTACCCACTAGATAAGGGAAAAATAAACGCAAAAGAAGGAGGCACAAGAGTTCCTTTACTAATTTCAGGTCCTGGAATTAAAAAAGGTGTACAGTCTGAAGTTGTTGTAAACGGACTTGATTTTTACCCAACGATTCTTTCCTTGCTAAATATTGACAAACCAAAAGACAAAAATTTAGATGGAGATGATTTATCAACCCTATTGTTAAAAGACCCAACCAACTCTAAGTTAGTTTTAAACAAAAAAGGAAAAGAAAGAACCACTATGATGTGGCATTTTCCCCATTCTTCTTATCAAAGTACAATCCGTATTGATGATTATAAGTTGATTAGAAATTACGATTATAAAAATAACCCAAACCCAAGAAAAACAGAATTTGAACTTTATAAACTCTATGACACCTCAACAGGGACATCAAAAAGAGTGGATATTGAAGAAGCTAATAACTTAGCAACATCAGACCCTGAAAGAGCCAAACAAATGAATGATAAGCTTACTTCTCTTTTAACAGAAATGAAAGCTAGCTATCCTTCTTACAATCCATATTATAAAAAAGACTTAGAGCATAAAGAAACTGTACCTACAGCTATAGTTGCATCTAAAATTAAAAATGAAGTCACTTTCACCTATAAAGAAAATGGTGCAAAGGTGGTAAAAGCCAATTTAATTTATACAACTAATGGTGGACATCACTATGAGGAATGGTTTAAAACTGATGCTAAAATAAACGCTAACGGCAGCGTTACAGTTAGTTTACCAAAAGGAACAACGCATTACGTAATTAATTTAATTGATGAACATAACTTTTTAGTGAGTTATCCAGAAATGCCTTCCAGAAAAGAATTAACAGCTAAAAAAGAGAATTATTCTAAATATGCGATACCTAATAATTAA
- a CDS encoding T9SS type A sorting domain-containing protein codes for MKKKRLLSSLIALFFLFYTQAQVVWYENESNTSYITLSSATKGTFSTNGVNPETIGINTNSVSSKFIRDGQTSPFIYFNLPIPVTDLATYSIDLKAYTSITTANLTTTNKRIRVYFRNSTIGASSAIYKQLNFSLGETWEDFTFIFDETSIPTDVASAGGYDQIMIGVASGDTTSLTSTYYFDTISGTTTQETEPKAEWLSGSWGFWYQLPGGIRLDSNPADYVTVAQQMVADLPSMGHVMLNFTHSAHGYFFLLRENPYIDIATEIHSDMVPSLVNEQIILDVIEIFKNAGKKVILYIATDGPSARSGTPDNSTYKAAWENYYLNTSLFTGSDEEKEAQAYRLLCKGFFERFKDAGVDGYWLDHSKGLPGELEDFVKMIAKVDPNAALATNNTLDDGKVDLDPDYFQDAYGNDLYVDTDDVNEQVGVNDDGINKDYRIKRFNASDPYMDFTGGHPTPLALGALPTSWAYEEYTFPDMVENPWDTYNGAKQVVKHAFIPLRSRWTVFTSDFMFNDDKQAYRIVRTLTDAGAAITWSATLDGSWYDTDGNIMQEEMDLFKEINNRMVQNPKPDYIPYSRPEGAYLVGESLSINDIEKTSITLYPNPVKSSFKISKKIESVHVYNALGQKLISFSENKTEYDISRLSKGIYFVETIFENKLKLTTRIVKK; via the coding sequence ATGAAAAAAAAACGTTTATTATCCTCCTTAATAGCTTTATTTTTTCTGTTTTATACACAGGCACAGGTTGTTTGGTACGAAAATGAAAGTAACACAAGTTACATTACATTATCGAGTGCAACGAAAGGAACTTTTTCAACAAATGGAGTAAATCCAGAGACAATAGGTATTAATACCAATTCCGTTAGTTCTAAATTTATTAGAGATGGACAAACAAGTCCTTTTATTTATTTTAATTTACCGATTCCCGTCACTGATTTAGCAACGTATTCAATTGATTTAAAAGCATACACATCAATTACAACAGCTAATTTAACAACCACCAATAAAAGAATTAGAGTCTATTTTAGAAACTCTACCATAGGTGCAAGCAGTGCAATTTATAAACAATTAAATTTTTCTTTAGGGGAAACATGGGAAGATTTTACTTTTATTTTTGACGAAACTTCAATACCAACAGATGTTGCTAGTGCAGGAGGATATGACCAAATTATGATAGGTGTTGCGTCTGGGGACACAACAAGTTTAACATCTACCTATTATTTTGATACTATATCCGGCACCACTACTCAAGAAACTGAACCTAAAGCGGAATGGCTATCTGGATCGTGGGGCTTTTGGTATCAATTACCTGGTGGTATAAGATTAGACTCGAATCCTGCAGATTATGTTACAGTTGCGCAACAAATGGTTGCCGATTTGCCTTCCATGGGGCACGTAATGCTAAATTTTACACATTCTGCACATGGATATTTCTTTCTTTTAAGAGAAAATCCATATATAGATATTGCAACAGAAATCCATAGTGATATGGTACCAAGTTTGGTAAATGAACAGATCATTCTAGACGTAATTGAAATTTTTAAAAATGCAGGAAAAAAAGTAATTCTATACATTGCTACGGACGGACCATCTGCAAGATCTGGAACTCCAGATAATTCTACATATAAAGCAGCATGGGAAAATTATTACTTAAACACTTCGTTATTTACAGGTTCTGATGAAGAAAAAGAAGCACAAGCTTATCGTCTTTTGTGTAAAGGTTTTTTTGAAAGATTCAAAGATGCTGGTGTGGACGGCTATTGGTTAGACCATAGTAAAGGTCTTCCTGGAGAACTAGAAGATTTTGTAAAAATGATAGCTAAAGTAGATCCTAACGCTGCCTTAGCTACAAATAATACACTTGATGATGGTAAAGTAGATTTAGATCCTGACTATTTTCAAGATGCGTATGGCAATGACTTATATGTAGATACTGATGATGTAAATGAACAAGTAGGGGTAAATGATGACGGCATCAATAAAGATTATAGAATTAAAAGATTTAATGCTTCTGACCCATACATGGATTTTACTGGTGGGCATCCTACGCCTTTGGCTCTTGGAGCTCTTCCAACCTCTTGGGCTTATGAAGAATATACTTTTCCTGATATGGTAGAAAATCCATGGGATACTTATAATGGCGCTAAACAAGTAGTAAAACATGCTTTTATTCCTCTACGTAGCAGATGGACTGTATTTACTTCAGACTTTATGTTTAATGATGATAAACAAGCTTATCGAATTGTAAGAACATTAACAGATGCTGGTGCTGCAATTACATGGTCTGCAACTCTTGATGGTAGTTGGTATGATACAGACGGTAATATAATGCAAGAAGAAATGGATTTGTTCAAAGAAATAAATAATAGAATGGTGCAAAATCCTAAGCCAGATTATATTCCTTATTCAAGACCGGAAGGGGCTTATTTGGTTGGAGAATCACTCAGTATTAACGACATAGAGAAAACATCAATAACATTATATCCAAATCCTGTAAAAAGTAGTTTTAAAATTTCTAAAAAAATTGAATCTGTCCATGTTTACAACGCATTAGGACAAAAATTGATATCATTCTCAGAAAATAAAACGGAATACGATATTTCAAGATTATCAAAAGGCATCTATTTTGTAGAAACCATATTCGAAAATAAATTAAAATTAACCACACGTATAGTAAAAAAATAA